Within Candidatus Saccharibacteria bacterium, the genomic segment GGTGCAATCTATTTGTATTCCATTCATATTGCAATTCTAGCAAATTTTTCTCATGGGGTACAAAAATGCGAGCAAGTCTTTAAGCGGCGGTGACAAAAGCCAGGACTGCCGCTTTACAAAGATAGCAGTAATTTGAGCCGTGCAATTGTTTCTTCCGTTGATTCATTGGTCGTATCAATAATAATCTCGGAAGAATTAAGCTCCTGGTGGACCCCGTTATACAGTTCTTCGAACTCTTTTGCTGGAACCGTGTACTCACGCATAGTATTGCGCCTACGCAGTTCTTCTTTTTCGGCCGTTAGTACAATCGAGATTGCTTCAAAGCCATGCTGCTCTGCTAAATCCACCAGTTCTTTGGCGCTACCTTCAGGGGAAGATTTATTATTCCACGTAAAAAGACCTTCGAGAACAATACTGTACATTCCGACTTCAAGGTATCTTTCGTATAGCATTCGAGTATTCTCATAAGCAAATCTATGTTCATCGGAGCCGACCTCACTAACGGATCTACCGATGATATGGAATCCCCAACGAAACTTGTCTTCCTCTATTAAAACTACTGGTTTGGTCAGTAGTTTGGCTATCTCTGGTACAATCGTACTCTTTCCGCTGGCTGGTGCTCCCCTAAAGATTAGGACTTTTTGCATCATAGTTTCTACAGTAGCAAAAATAGTCCTCAGATAAAACTAGTGGGCTTAGTGAATATATGTGGCACGGGCACGTGGAATACTTTTGTATAGCCTTGCAGGGTGCTCGGAAACAATATTGAGCTATTCCCCTATTTTCCAAATACCTTTTTCGCGGAAGGCTGGTATCGTCTGTCGTTTTGCGGCGTTAAGTTGGCCGTTTGTTGTTAAATTACGTTGTTTTGCGTAATCTGTTAACTTTACAATTTTCTGTCCCTTCAAATAGGCGATCCTCTTGTTTAACGATTCTTGCAGGGCAAGGGCAAACAATTCTGACATTCCGTCATAATCATTTTTTTCTTGGTAACTAATAAACAATGGATAGTAGCTACTGTGCTTACCTTTGTTTCGGATTATGATTGGCGGGTACCCCAAGGCTGCTAACTGGACATTAACCAATACCCTGCCTATACGACCATTTCCGTCACAGAAGGGATGAATATGCTCGAATTCCGCATGAAAACGTCCAATACTATCGACAAAGTATCGACCGTGATCGCTCAAATAATCATCGATTAGGTCGTCCAGTAGCGCACTAACGTATTCTGGCGCTGGGGCGATATGCGAACCGACCCGTACATATTCGCCTTCTTTGCGCAATCTGCCTGCAATATTATCATTAATTCCACCAATTAGCATCTGATGCAACAGTAGTATATTCTCAGTGGATAGTTCGATATTTGGCCGAGTTGACAAATATTCCAGAACTCTAGCCAAGTTTTTTGCCTCAAAAAGCTCACGGACGGAAACATCGCGCATTACCTCTTGCTCAAGTATAATTCGTTCAGTTTCCTTCAATGTTAATGATGAGTTTTCTATGGCGTTTGAGTTATAGACTAATTCGGGCAGTTCTACCTCTCGTAGCAGCCCTAAAAGTGACTCTTTGCCGCCTTTACGCTGTTCGTATTCCTTCTTTAGAGTTCTTATCTTTGATTTTGTTAATTCGCTTATCATGCTATTGATTGTACCGAATTCACGTATTATTGTCAATAACGCGTGAATATGTAGTAAAATCCAGACAGATTCACGATTATTCCGCTAAAAGTGGTTCAGCCGAGACCCGAAACATGACCGGGGGTTAGGAACCAAAGGTATTTAACACAAATAGTTTTGACAAATATATCGGAGCAGATTGCATGCAGAAAAACCGGTCATATTTTTTTCTGTTATTCAAATCTTATTAAGCTTGGTAGCGGCATGTGGAATACTTTGTATAGCCTTGCATTGGGCTCGGAATACATTCCTGTGCGCAGTGCTACGTTATCGAACCACGATCTACACTCACTTCGTTCGCTAGACCTTGGTCAGACTTCAAAAGCTCTATCAATGTAAAACGACCAATCTTGCGACTGGCCGTTTTACATTGGCAGGGGTATGCGGACGCATTTCAAACGGCAGCCATTAATACCGGTGACGATTCTAAGCTCAAATACTTAGTCACATCATTTAGTTTGTCGGGCGACCTGCTGTACTAAGGTCCATCATGCCTGAATGTGGGAGCAAATAATCTCGGTGTATGTTTAAACGAATCTACAAATTTTCCTATTTCATCAGTGTGTATCACATGATTGGTGGTTGTCGGTATTGCCGAAGATATTAACGTCGAGCCATTCAGCTGAGTAACTTCATATCTACTTATTTTGCCGTAATCCACCGAATGACAAAGTCGGTAATGTCTCTGGTGCGGAGAAACAAACAGACTGCAAGTAAAATTAGTGCTGGTAGCATCATAGTTCCCTTTGGCGGCAGGTAATGTGGTGCTTCGTGTTTGCGATTGCTGTATTTCATAGACCCAGTCTTCAGTTGTAAAATTAAGTTCTGTAAATACGTCAGCCTTAGTTGCCGTCACACGAACATCTTTTATAGAAATGCCTGAGGGTAAGTACGTTGGCTTTAGGTAACTAAATACCAGTACACCGCCACTAAGCTTGAATAGAATACCGACAATTACCACAACTATAATCAAGATAAAAAGGAGAATTTTCTTTGACTTTTCTGAGTGCGACATCACTTTATAATACCAAAACAAAAAAGAACTTCCGAAGAAGTCCTTTTAGCATAAGCGATTTGGCAGGGGCACGTGGAATCGAACCACGATCTAAGGTTTTGGAGACCTTTATACTAACCGTTGTACTATGCCCCTTTGGCTTTGAACAGATACAATTATACCTTTTTGCTTACTAAAATCCAACGAGTAGCGTAGCGTAACCTTGGCTCGGTGTGGGCACAGAGTTCTGGGTAGAGAGGGATAGTGTGTTTGCACCTGGGATTATGAATTTATCTCTATTAGCTTTACCTGGTTTTGTTTTTTGCTTGTTATCTATTGTGATCGGGCAACGTTATAGCTGGCGTAATATATCCCGCTAATTTCTACACGTTTATCACTGTAAAAATATGCTGGCACTGGCTAGCAAGGAGTATACTAAAATTACTAGGGGGATAACCCCCATTTAAGGAGGTTCAAAGTGGAGCTACCAAAAACCTACACAGACAAAAACGACACAGGGTGCTGCGCAGTCCCAAACGTCGACGAGTGGGATAACAAAGAAGTAGTTTTTGAGGACAAACGCTTCATCCGAATGCATACGCGCAGCTTTCTATACATGCCCCTCAATATGTCGAAAGTTATGACTGAAATTCAACGCACAGCCGAAGATGCAGGAGCTGCCATGGTACCAAACGAGGCCATGACGTTGTCCCGCGACGTATCGCCGTGGAAGGCCGAACATCTTTACGCAGTTACCAAAGAGGTCGGCGGTGCAGACAACGTAGTGCTGAGTGGTACGTACATAACAAAAGTATTTGAAGGTCCGTTTAAAAACATCAGAAACTGGTATAACTCGCTGCAAACTTATGTCACGAGCCAGGGTAAAATACCAGGCGACACTTATTTCTTCTATACGACCTGTCCAAAATGCGCCAAACATTACGGCAAAAACTACGTTATTGGTATGACAAGCGTCGCCTGATACTGCCGCAATAATGCGAATTTGATCAAGGGTTGGCAGGCACAATGATTTTTTAGTGCTAGCTGTCGCTTTGTCCTTAAAAATAAAAACACCGGTTGATCGGACCAGTGTTTTTATTCCTCTAGCTAGTAGGAGTTTTGGTTTTGTTAGGTATTTTTTAATTACCTTAACATATTTTTACGTTACACGAGCATAAGCACCTTGTCAAATACTTTTTAAACCTAAAATCTCAAAAACCCAATCGTATGCTGGTGCGATATACGTGGGAGGTGCTAGCGACGCCTTACGAGTGGGCATTCTGTGGAGCTTATCGTATACTTCTACCATGAAATATAGCACCGAGGGTATAGACCTGGCTAAGGCAGAGATAGCCACTGTACTAGCTGGCGAGCTAAAGTCTGGAAAGCGCCTACTGTGGCTGGTGAGCGGTGGTTCTTGCGTAGCAGTGCAGGTGGACGTAATGAAGCGGCTGCGGGAGGCTGCGCCCGATAAACTCAGTTTGCTAACGATTTTGCCGGTTGACGAGCGGTTTGGACGACATGGTCATGAAAATTCAAATAGCGCGCAGATGCAAAAAGCAGGCTTTAAGCCAGAAAAGGCAAAATGGCTAGACGTTCTCAATAAAAATCAGCCTATGGCCGAAACAGTTTCCTACTACGCCCAACTTGCAGAAGACGCTATGGCCGAGGCGGATGTTGTGGTTGCCACGCTTGGTATGGGAGCAGATGCGCACACTGCCGGGCTGTTACCCGAGAGCCCCGCTCTGACAGATACCGTTTCCACAGTAGTTGGCTATAGCTGGAGTGATTTTGCACGAATGACGTTAGGAGTACCTATGCTGCTTAAAATAAATCACGCGTGGGTACTTGCTTATGGTGAGACAAAAAAAGAATCTTTGAAGCGCCTGCAGCGCAACGCTGAATCAGTTGAACACTTGCCGGCAAAAATCCTCTATGACTTGGCGAGTGTGACCGTCTATAATGATTACATACAAACGTGAGAGGTAACTTACTATGAAAATTGTTATTCACGGTCTTGGCCGTATGGGTATGCAAATTGCGCGCAAACTGGCAGAAAGTGGAGACCATGAAGTCATTGGCCACAACCGTAGCCCAGAGCCGATGCAAGAAGCTGCAGGCTACGGGGTAAAACCCATCTCTGATATAACAACCATCCCAGGTGAATTCGGCCAGGAACAAGCAGTTGTGTGGGTCATGCTCCCAGCAGAGATTACCGAGCAAGTCGTGCTTGAGTGGACTGAGCGTCTACCAAAAGGTTCCATCATAATCAACGGAGCAAATTTTGATTTTCGGGAAACAAAACGACTTAACACACTAGTACAGGCAAAAGGAATGGCTATGGTTGACGTTGGTGTCAGTGGCGGCGTTTGGGGCTATCAAAATGGTTTCCCCCTCATGTGTGGCAGCGACAGCGAGGCCGACTTTGCGGCTGTTAGCCCTGCGCTTGAAACACTGGCAAAACCCGGCGGCATGTACGCCAGATTTGGCAGCAGCGGCGCTGGGCACTATGTCAAAATGGTGCACAATGCCATAGAATACGGCATGATGCAAAGCCTTGGCGAGGGATTTCGTATGCTACATGATGGCCCATACGCAGGACAAATTGACCTAGCACAGGCCGCTGATCTTTGGCAACACCACAGTGTGATTACGAGCTGGCTGACTCAACTGAGCCACGATGCCCTCGCGGAGAATCCAGAGCTCGACGGCATTTCCGGCTATGTTGCCGAGAGTGGCGAAGCTCGGTGGACATTAGAAGCAGCGAAACAAATGGGCATCGACTTGCCTGCCATCCAAGCGGCTTTTGATGTGCGCGTTCGTTCGCAGCAAGGAGAGACCAACTTTGCAACAAAAGTTGTTGCCGCCCAACGCAACAAGTTTGGTGGACACAACCTAAACGGCGAAGGCAAAGCATGAACGACTACATAAACCGACCGTTTATACTTGTTATCTTTGGCATAACAGGCGACCTGTCTCAGAGAAAGCTTTTACCAGCACTGTATCACCTGGTAAAACATCGCCAGCTGCCAGAACAGATGAAAATTGTCGGTATCAGCCGCCACCACGTGCCTGTTTCGCACGTCTACGAAAATCTTCACCAGAAGATTCATGGCGGAGACTACGATAAAGCAGTGATTGAACAGCTACACGATGCAACCGAAATGCTGCAAGTTGACCTAGACGATATAGCAGACTATGAGCGTTTGCTAGAAAACTTACGCGTCATGTCTCAAGAACTTGGACCAGGAGTAAGCCGCCTATACTACCTGTCTATTCCTGCCCAGGCCTTTGTAAACGTTGTACACCACTTGGGAGAAACTCGTCACCACGAACCGTTTGAGCAGGATGGAGAAAGGCCACGGCTTCTCGTTGAAAAACCCTTCGGCTACAACTTTGCCTCAGCCGAAACGCTCGTAAAAGCGGCCGACGAACATTTTGGCGAGCAGCAAACTTTTCGTATTGACCATTACTTAGCCAAAGAAACGGCTCAAAACATCTTAACGTTTCGTTTCCAGAATCCGCTGTTCCAAACAATTTGGAACACCAGACACATTGAAAGCATCCAGATTGTAGCCTACGAAACAATTGGCATCGAAAACCGTGTCACTTTTTATGAGCAAACTGGCGCTCTGCGCGACATTTTGCAAAGCCATCTTATGCAGCTGCTTGCTCTTATTACCATGGAGAAACCAGCCGCTCTTGAGAGCCATGACATTCATAAAGCAAAATTACGCTTACTTGAAAGCATTGACACAATTTCAGCAGAACAGGTAGAAACACATGCTGTCCGCGGGCAGTACGATAGCTACAAAGCAGAAGTGAACAACCCGCGAAGTCACGTTGAAACATTTGCTCGGTTACATTTAACCATCGACAACGAGCAGTGGCGCGGCGTAAACGTGAGCATAGAAACAGGTAAAGCGCTCCACGAAAAATGCACCGAAATTATTGTGCGATTTCGAGCGAACAAAGATGCACCGGGCACAAACATTCTTACCTTCCGTGTACAGCCACAGGAAGGCATAACCCTTTCCCTCCAAGCCAAACGACCAGGCTTAAGCAAAGAAACCGAAATGGTCAAGATGGATTTTGACTATGAACGCGCTTTTTTCGGCCAAACCGGAGATGCTTACGAAAGAGTAATTATTGATGCCGTGCGCGGTGATCAATCACTATTTGCCACAGCGCAAGAGGTGCTTACTTCGTGGCGTATTGTCGAAAACGTGCTAAAAAACTGGTCTGAGAGCGATCACAGCCTGCAAATTTACCCTGTTGGCTCGCCTGCTTCTGATATTAATTAAAAAAATGTAAAAATTCTTGCAATTCTGCCGTATTAGCTCATTTAACAATCTTGCTGAAACTAGTTTCTAAAGCTTTAAGTTTCCGTTGAATCTCACGTTGTAATTTCGCGGGATTCAAGCTGTCATATTGTGATTGTAGCATGGCTTTCTGCTTGTCGCTGACGTTAGGGTGACTCATCAGCCGTTGGTAGGGTGTTTGAGCTGGGTAATAGCGTTTGGTTTTCTTGCCCGTAGCCTGGTCTTTAACGGTTTCTTTAACTTTCATAGTTGGTTGGAAAAAATTAAGGTACTGCCTCCACTCGTTTTGGTAGAGGTCATTTAGGCTTTCTAGCTGTTCATTTGTGTCCATACGTTGGTAACCCACTAGTTGCCGTATGGCAGTCCAGTTCTTTTGTTCGACATGGGCTTGGTCGTTCTTTCTGTATGGCCTAGAACGGGTAAAGGTTAATCGATTATTCTTAGCATAGCGCGCCATGTGCCAATTGATGAATTCGCTGCCGTTGTCCGAATCAATACCCAGTAGTTTAAACGGCAAACGCTTACGGGCACTGTCAAGGCCAGTTACAGACGCTCGTTCACCCTTGCCCATAATAGCCACCTGCTCACTCCAGCTAGTAGCTACATCCGTTAAATTTAGACTGTAGATAAACGTGCCAGCTAATGTGTCGCCACAGTGGGCTACGGTGTCTGTTTCGCACCAACCCGGTGTTGTTTCGTCCCAGCGACCATAACGCACACTAATCTGCCGTTTTAGCAGACTACCTGGTTTGGTTGTACCGCCAATTCGGATGATGCTGCGTCGCTTCTCGCGGGAGACAATGCGTTTAACAGTAGCTAGACTAATTTGCCTAAGCTGATCATCGATTTCGGGTCTTACGGCCAGTTCGCCGCACGCTACTAGCTTATCTAAAAGCTCTGGCATGAATGGCTGCAAGCGTTCAGCGCAGATGTTACTAGTGGCATGCCAGAGTAGCAAAACAACTTGCTTAGTTTCGACCGAATAGCGAGCAGTCCGCGGCTTACGGATAATCGCCTTGGGCGGCGGGGAGCGCAGCAAGACGCTAGCATAGGTTCGGTGATAGCCAGTAATGTCTACCACGTCACTAAGTAATTTGCTGCGTTCTTTTTTCTGGTTCTTCTTGAGACGTTTGTATTTCTTTCGCATTACGCCAAGATATTCCTGGCGGGATAATCTGCTCATTTGATAATTCTTTCCGTTTGTACTCATAGTCCTGACAGCGTAGGGCTAGAGGTAGCTTTTTGGAAACATTATTAATGAGCTAACGAATACTATTTCGGAAAGATTTTAGATGAGCTAAGTCGTTCTGCTTGTACTTGGTTTAGAATGTGCTTATACTAAAAGTTGATAAAACAACAATATTTAAAACAGAGCGAAAACAGAGAGACTAAGAATGAAGGTATTAATGTTAGGATGGGAGTTACCACCTCATCATACCGGTGGGATGGGAATTGTCTGTTATCAAATGTGCAAACAACTAGCACGCAACGGAGCACAAATTGAATTTGTACTGCCGTATACCGCTGACTTCTCTCATATAAACTTTATGACTATAAACCCAGCTCTGCCAGATGATGTCGAACAAGTCATTGGCAATGTGGCAGGTAGTACTTACGATAGCCAACACTTTGAATACGTACTGCGTGATGGATCTACGCGCGGGGCGGCTATGAATGAACACCAGCTAAATTACGCAAAATACGTATCTCGGTTGGTGCAACTTGGTGAGTACGATGTTATCCACGCACATGATTGGTTGACTTTCCGCGCCGGGCTCGCAGCAAAACAGGCGACGGGCTTACCGCTTTTTGTTCATGTTCACTCGACAGAATACGACCGATCAGGTGGTAACAGCGGTAATCCACTAGTCAGAGAAGTTGAGTACATGGGTATGCAACTGGCCGATAGAATATTTGCAGTCAGTCAAGCGACCAAAGACACCATTGTGCGTGAGTACGACATTGACCCTAGTAAAGTAGAAGTTGTCCATAACGCCATGGAGTTTGAGCCACATGAGCTGTACGAGGATCGCAGTGACAATACTTTTCGTTACCTGACTCGCATGAAAGAAGCCGGCTATGGGGTGGTTGTAAGCGCAGGACGCCTCACTATCCAAAAAGGTCTTACTCACCTGCTACGGGCTTTTCAAAAAGCCGTTTCCAAGCGCCCAAAGAGTCTACTACTTATAGTTGGGCCGGGCGAACAGTACGTTGAGCTAGTTGAGCTTGCGGCCGAGCTCGGTCTCAGCGGTAATGTCATTTT encodes:
- a CDS encoding glycosyltransferase family 4 protein, with the protein product MKVLMLGWELPPHHTGGMGIVCYQMCKQLARNGAQIEFVLPYTADFSHINFMTINPALPDDVEQVIGNVAGSTYDSQHFEYVLRDGSTRGAAMNEHQLNYAKYVSRLVQLGEYDVIHAHDWLTFRAGLAAKQATGLPLFVHVHSTEYDRSGGNSGNPLVREVEYMGMQLADRIFAVSQATKDTIVREYDIDPSKVEVVHNAMEFEPHELYEDRSDNTFRYLTRMKEAGYGVVVSAGRLTIQKGLTHLLRAFQKAVSKRPKSLLLIVGPGEQYVELVELAAELGLSGNVIFTGHLNGTGKQWRDAFRAGNLFVMPSVSEPFGLTPFEALAQKTPALISRQTGASEILHSVLKVDYWDTDEMANQIVAVLDHADLEATLAEEGHEELLRQSWQKPAETVLHHYHRHASARKELAYV
- a CDS encoding 6-phosphogluconolactonase, with protein sequence MKYSTEGIDLAKAEIATVLAGELKSGKRLLWLVSGGSCVAVQVDVMKRLREAAPDKLSLLTILPVDERFGRHGHENSNSAQMQKAGFKPEKAKWLDVLNKNQPMAETVSYYAQLAEDAMAEADVVVATLGMGADAHTAGLLPESPALTDTVSTVVGYSWSDFARMTLGVPMLLKINHAWVLAYGETKKESLKRLQRNAESVEHLPAKILYDLASVTVYNDYIQT
- a CDS encoding AAA family ATPase translates to MMQKVLIFRGAPASGKSTIVPEIAKLLTKPVVLIEEDKFRWGFHIIGRSVSEVGSDEHRFAYENTRMLYERYLEVGMYSIVLEGLFTWNNKSSPEGSAKELVDLAEQHGFEAISIVLTAEKEELRRRNTMREYTVPAKEFEELYNGVHQELNSSEIIIDTTNESTEETIARLKLLLSL
- the zwf gene encoding glucose-6-phosphate dehydrogenase; translation: MNDYINRPFILVIFGITGDLSQRKLLPALYHLVKHRQLPEQMKIVGISRHHVPVSHVYENLHQKIHGGDYDKAVIEQLHDATEMLQVDLDDIADYERLLENLRVMSQELGPGVSRLYYLSIPAQAFVNVVHHLGETRHHEPFEQDGERPRLLVEKPFGYNFASAETLVKAADEHFGEQQTFRIDHYLAKETAQNILTFRFQNPLFQTIWNTRHIESIQIVAYETIGIENRVTFYEQTGALRDILQSHLMQLLALITMEKPAALESHDIHKAKLRLLESIDTISAEQVETHAVRGQYDSYKAEVNNPRSHVETFARLHLTIDNEQWRGVNVSIETGKALHEKCTEIIVRFRANKDAPGTNILTFRVQPQEGITLSLQAKRPGLSKETEMVKMDFDYERAFFGQTGDAYERVIIDAVRGDQSLFATAQEVLTSWRIVENVLKNWSESDHSLQIYPVGSPASDIN
- a CDS encoding NADP-dependent phosphogluconate dehydrogenase, coding for MKIVIHGLGRMGMQIARKLAESGDHEVIGHNRSPEPMQEAAGYGVKPISDITTIPGEFGQEQAVVWVMLPAEITEQVVLEWTERLPKGSIIINGANFDFRETKRLNTLVQAKGMAMVDVGVSGGVWGYQNGFPLMCGSDSEADFAAVSPALETLAKPGGMYARFGSSGAGHYVKMVHNAIEYGMMQSLGEGFRMLHDGPYAGQIDLAQAADLWQHHSVITSWLTQLSHDALAENPELDGISGYVAESGEARWTLEAAKQMGIDLPAIQAAFDVRVRSQQGETNFATKVVAAQRNKFGGHNLNGEGKA
- a CDS encoding Fic family protein, which encodes MISELTKSKIRTLKKEYEQRKGGKESLLGLLREVELPELVYNSNAIENSSLTLKETERIILEQEVMRDVSVRELFEAKNLARVLEYLSTRPNIELSTENILLLHQMLIGGINDNIAGRLRKEGEYVRVGSHIAPAPEYVSALLDDLIDDYLSDHGRYFVDSIGRFHAEFEHIHPFCDGNGRIGRVLVNVQLAALGYPPIIIRNKGKHSSYYPLFISYQEKNDYDGMSELFALALQESLNKRIAYLKGQKIVKLTDYAKQRNLTTNGQLNAAKRQTIPAFREKGIWKIGE